GACCCTTCTGGATCACCGACGAAATGCTGATCGAGTGCGCGCCGAGGACCCCGGCGATCCTGGAAAGCACCCCCGGCTTGTCGAGCACCTGGAACCGCAGGTAGTACTCGGACTTCACGTCGGAGAAGGGAAAGACCGGGGTCTTGCCCCCATTCCCCGGGTGATGGAAGCCGCTGGGCGGGATCCGCCCCCTGGCTCCCCTGCGGAGATCCCGGGCGATCTCGATGATGTCGCTCACCACCGCGGAAGCGGTCGGAAGCTGCCCCGCGCCCGGGCCGTAGTAGAGGGTCGAACCGACGAAGTCCCCCTTCACGTAGATCGCATTGAAGGCTCCCCCCACGGTGGCGAGGAGGTGCCCCTCGGGGATCATCGTCGGGTGGACGTGGACCTCCACGCCGGACTCCTTCTGCTTCGCGGTCGCCAGCAGCTTGATCACGTACCCGAACTCCCGCGCGAACGCGATGTCCTGGGCGGTGATGTCCCGGATCCCCTCCACGTAGATCTCCCGAAGCGGGACCGATCCCCCCGTTGCGAGCCAGACGAGGATCGCGAGCTTGTGGGCGGAGTCGATCCCGTCGACGTCGAACGACGGGTTCGCCTCGGCGAGCCCGATCCGCTGCGCCTCGGCGAGCACCTCCGCGAACTCCTTCCCCTCGCCCGTCATCCGGCTCAATATGTAGTTGCAGGTCCCGTTGATGATCCCGTGGAACTCCAGGATCCGGTTCGCCGCGAGCCCTTCCCGCATCGCCCGGATGATGGGAATTCCGCCGCCCACGCTCGCCTCGAATCCGATATCCACGCCGGCGGCGGTGACCGCCCGGCTGATCTCCGCCCCGTGCTCGGCCATCAGCGCCTTGTTCGCCGTCACGACCGACTTGCCGTTCCGGACCGCCTCCAGGAGGTATTCCCGGGCGTCGCCGGTCCCGCCGATCAGCTCCACGAAGATCTGGACGGCGGGATCCCGTGCCACCTGGAGGCCGTCCCGGATCAGCGTCCCCTCCGGCAGCTTCACCCCGCGGTCGCGGTCGAGATCGAGGTCGGCGACGCGCACCAGCCGGATCGGCACCCCCACCCGCTGCCGCAGCAGGCCGGCGTTCTCCAGCAGCAGCTTTGCCGTGCCGGAGCCGACCGTCCCGAACCCGACGATCCCGACCCCGATCTCCGCGGCCAGGGTCATCGCGCCCCGCCCTTCACCGGCGCCTGGAGCACCGCCCTCGCTCCCCGGATCGCCTGGCGGATCCTGTGCTCGTTCTCGACCAGGGCGAACCGGACGAACCCCTCCCCGTGCTCCCCGAATCCTAATCCCGGGGATACGGCCACCTTCCCCTTGGTCAGCAGCAGCTTGGAGAACTCGACCGACCCCATTGCCCGGAACGGTTCCGGGACCGGCGCCCACACGAACATCGTCCCCTTCGGTTTCGGAAACTCCCACCCGATGCGGGCGAACCCGTCCACGAGGCAGTCCCGCCGCTTCCGGTACACCTCGACGGCCTCGTCGACGACCCGGTAGGGGCCGTTCAGCGCCACGGTGGCGGCGATCTGGATCGCCTGGAACATCCCGTAGTCGAGATACGACTTGATCCGGGTGAGCGCTCCGACCATCCGCTTGTTTCCGACCACGAACCCGACCCTCCATCCGGGCATCGAGTATCCCTTCGACATCGAGTAGAGCTCCACCGCGACATCCTTGGCGCCCGGAACCTGCAGGATGGAAGGCGCCTTGTACCCGTCGAACACGAGGTCCGCGTAGGCGAGGTCGTGGATGATCAGGATCTCGTGCTCCTTCGCGAAGGCGACCACCCGCTTGAAGAAATCGAGGTCGACCACCTCGGTGGTCGGGTTGTGCGGATAGGAGATAATCATCACCTTGGGCTTCGGCCACAGCGTCTTCATCGCCCTGCGGGCCCTGTCGAGGAAATCCCCCTCCCCGCTGGTGAGCGAGATCGAGCGGACGTCGGCGTTCGAAATCACCACCGAGTAGGCATGGATCGGGTAGGTGGGGTTCGGGACCAGCGCGATGTCCCCCGGACCCATGATCGCCAGGACCAGGTGCGACAGCCCCTCCTTGGCCCCGATGGTGGCGATCGCCTCGGTGTCGGGGTCGAGCTCCACGTCGAATCTCCGTTTGTACCAGTTGCAGATGGCGAGCCGAAGCTTCGGGATCCCCCGCGAGGCGGAATACCGGTGGTTCCGGGGGTTCTTCGCGGCCTCGACCAGCTTCTCGACGATATGCTTCGGGGTGGGCAGGTCAGGGTTCCCCATCCCGAGGTCGATGATGTCCTCCCCCCCCTTGCGGAGCTTCGCCTTCAGGTCGGTGACGACGGCCAGAACGTACGGGGGAAGCCGTTTGATGC
The genomic region above belongs to Deltaproteobacteria bacterium GWC2_65_14 and contains:
- a CDS encoding homoserine dehydrogenase, which gives rise to MTLAAEIGVGIVGFGTVGSGTAKLLLENAGLLRQRVGVPIRLVRVADLDLDRDRGVKLPEGTLIRDGLQVARDPAVQIFVELIGGTGDAREYLLEAVRNGKSVVTANKALMAEHGAEISRAVTAAGVDIGFEASVGGGIPIIRAMREGLAANRILEFHGIINGTCNYILSRMTGEGKEFAEVLAEAQRIGLAEANPSFDVDGIDSAHKLAILVWLATGGSVPLREIYVEGIRDITAQDIAFAREFGYVIKLLATAKQKESGVEVHVHPTMIPEGHLLATVGGAFNAIYVKGDFVGSTLYYGPGAGQLPTASAVVSDIIEIARDLRRGARGRIPPSGFHHPGNGGKTPVFPFSDVKSEYYLRFQVLDKPGVLSRIAGVLGAHSISISSVIQKGRKAESAVPIFIQTHHAKERDVRAALEETDRLPVVLDRTRMIRIENSL
- a CDS encoding alanine transaminase; translation: MEEFPRIKRLPPYVLAVVTDLKAKLRKGGEDIIDLGMGNPDLPTPKHIVEKLVEAAKNPRNHRYSASRGIPKLRLAICNWYKRRFDVELDPDTEAIATIGAKEGLSHLVLAIMGPGDIALVPNPTYPIHAYSVVISNADVRSISLTSGEGDFLDRARRAMKTLWPKPKVMIISYPHNPTTEVVDLDFFKRVVAFAKEHEILIIHDLAYADLVFDGYKAPSILQVPGAKDVAVELYSMSKGYSMPGWRVGFVVGNKRMVGALTRIKSYLDYGMFQAIQIAATVALNGPYRVVDEAVEVYRKRRDCLVDGFARIGWEFPKPKGTMFVWAPVPEPFRAMGSVEFSKLLLTKGKVAVSPGLGFGEHGEGFVRFALVENEHRIRQAIRGARAVLQAPVKGGAR